The Glycine max cultivar Williams 82 chromosome 12, Glycine_max_v4.0, whole genome shotgun sequence genome window below encodes:
- the LOC100791297 gene encoding 1-acyl-sn-glycerol-3-phosphate acyltransferase BAT2, chloroplastic: MEVTPLSSPSPIHGLHLRHKEARFLAVASTLYFDGIPFILQLRTHRGTTTYKHPILRTSHNAPQCSLRAISKKHENVAWLSVSPKLHVQNKFPRDVVVRSELTAAGSAGDGYFLPELKVESKVRGVCFYVVTAFCAIFLFMMMLVGHPSVLLFDRYRRKFHHFIAKVWATLTVAPFYKIKFEGLENLPPPDTPAVYVSNHQSFLDIYTLLTLGRSFKFISKTGIFLFPIIGWAMFLLGIIPLKRMDSRSQLDCLKRCMDLIKKGASVFFFPEGTRSKDGRLGTFKKGAFSVAAKTNAPVVPITLIGTGQIMPAGKEGIVNIGSVKVVIHKPIVGKDPDMLCKEARKTIASVLTQS; the protein is encoded by the exons ATGGAAGTTACTCCTCTCTCTTCCCCTTCTCCAATCCATGGTCTCCATCTCC GTCACAAAGAAGCGAGATTCTTGGCGGTGGCTTCTACCCTCTAC TTTGATGGAATCCCATTCATATTGCAGTTGCGTACTCATAGAGGAACAACCACTTATAAACACCCAATTTTGAGGACTTCACACAATG CTCCTCAATGTAGCTTGCGAGCAATCTCCAAGAAGCATGAAAATGTGGCGTGGTTATCTGTTAGTCCTAAATTGCATGTTCAGAATAAATTCCCCAGAGATGTAGTTGTAAGATCTGAACTTACTGCTGCTGGGTCTGCTGGAGATGGCTATTTCCTACCTG AGCTGAAAGTGGAATCTAAAGTCAGGGgagtttgtttttatgttgTCACTGCCTTTTGtgccatatttctttttatgatgatgctggTTGGGCATCCATCAGTGCTCCTGTTTGATCGCTACCGAAGAAAGTTCCATCATTTTATTGCCAAAGTATGGGCTACGCTGACTGTAGCGccattttacaaaatcaaatttgaggGATTGGAGAATCTGCCACCTCCAGATACTCCTGCTGTGTATGTTTCAAATCATCAGAGTTTTCTAGACATATATACTCTTCTTACTTTAGGAAGAAGCTTTAAGTTCATAAGCAAGACTGGGATATTCCTCTTTCCAATAATTGGGTGGGCGATGTTTCTTTTGGGCATCATTCCTTTGAAGCGCATGGACAGCCGAAGTCAGCTG GACTGCCTTAAACGATGCATGGATCTTATCAAGAAAGGAGcctctgtttttttctttccagaGGGAACACGCAGTAAAGATGGAAGACTAGGCACATTCAAG AAGGGTGCTTTCAGTGTTGCTGCAAAGACAAATGCACCAGTAGTACCAATTACCCTTATTGGAACTGGTCAAATCATGCCTGCAGGAAAGGAGGGAATAGTGAACATAGGTTCTGTGAAAGTGGTTATACATAAACCTATTGTTGGAAAGGATCCTGACATGTTATGCAAAGAGGCTAGGAAGACAATAGCAAGTGTGCTGACTCAAAGCTGA